A section of the Telopea speciosissima isolate NSW1024214 ecotype Mountain lineage chromosome 3, Tspe_v1, whole genome shotgun sequence genome encodes:
- the LOC122654002 gene encoding pentatricopeptide repeat-containing protein At1g19720, protein MKSILLMDSIFACKSKPPSADLFKHEIPTEFSSKPIKSSLSFAKTSTPAAPRPTQKITEHHVNHLCRTGQLKEAVAALDSIAKLGVKVKPGTYISLLQCCIDLDSIDQGRKLHARVGLVRELNPFIETKLVGMYAKCGSLEDARQVFDQMLERNLFTWSTMIGAYTRERRWQEIIDLFFWMTADGIFPDEFLLPKILQACANSGDAESGELIHSFVIRSGMDSCVHVNNALLSMYAKCGRLISARSFFEKMDKKDMVSWNSIISGYCQSGNNEKALRLFDRMQIEGVKPGLVTWNILIASYNQSGDCDLAMELMRKMEILGMTPDVFTWTSMISGYAQNNRKRLALELFREMILVGIEPNAVTIASAVSACATLKALEKGKQLHSIGIKTGYMGDVLLGNSLIDLYSKCSKTVAAQCVFDNISEKDIFTWNSMIGGYTQSGYCGKAYDLFVLMQDSGVQPNVVTWNVMISGHIQNGDEDRAMEFFQRMETDGMIKQNTVTWNLLISGSLQNGHTNKALGIFQQMQSFQVPPNSVTLLSILSAFANLVALKKVKEIHGCILRKNLNSELSLANSLIDAYANSGDMVSARAIFEDLSSKDIVSWNSIISGYVLHGLPDIAIDLFGRMRQVGLNPSRGTITNIILAHGLKGMVDEGKQIFSSIIDNYQISPSLEHFSAVVTLFGRSGRLAEATKFIEEMDSEPDATVWDAFLTACRVHGTIGLAVHAAEHLMKLEPGNSLNYRLVSQIYALVGRSEDTSKVRKPKMINGTTRFLGCSWIEIKNTMHTFITGDQSMPNSDSLYSQLSCIAEKIRVAAPDSHDTQLCIEEEENEEVAGIHSEKLAIASALIGSPYSSKSIRIVKNLRLCRDCHRTAKLFSLVYGREIYMSDPKCLHHFKNGQCSCRDYW, encoded by the coding sequence ATGAAATCAATTTTGCTGATGGATTCCATCTTCGCCTGCAAATCGAAGCCCCCGAGTGCTGATCTGTTCAAACATGAAATCCCAACTGAATTCTCTTCAAAACCCATaaaatcttctctttctttcgcCAAAACCTCCACCCCAGCTGCACCAAGACCAACCCAGAAAATTACAGAACATCATGTGAATCATCTATGCAGAACTGGGCAGCTCAAAGAAGCAGTAGCTGCTCTCGATTCCATTGCCAAACTTGGGGTCAAGGTGAAACCCGGAACTTATATCTCTTTACTTCAGTGTTGTATTGATTTGGATTCGATTGATCAAGGCCGTAAGCTCCATGCCAGAGTTGGGTTGGTTAGGGAGTTGAACCCCTTCATTGAGACCAAACTTGTTGGTATGTATGCCAAGTGTGGGAGTTTGGAAGATGCCCGTCAAGTATTTGATCAAATGCTGGAGAGAAATCTGTTTACTTGGTCCACCATGATAGGTGCATATACTCGAGAACGGAGATGGCAGGAAATTATAGACCTTTTCTTCTGGATGACTGCAGATGGGATTTTCCCAGATGAATTTCTGTTGCCAAAGATCCTACAAGCTTGTGCAAACTCAGGGGATGCTGAGTCAGGGGAATTGATTCATTCTTTTGTAATTCGAAGTGGGATGGATTCATGTGTCCATGTTAACAATGCTCTACTATCAATGTATGCCAAGTGTGGTAGATTGATTTCTGCCAGAAGCTTTTTCGAGAAGATGGATAAGAAGGACATGGTGAGTTGGAATTCAATTATATCTGGGTATTGCCAGAGTGGAAACAATGAAAAAGCTCTCCGGCTGTTTGATAGGATGCAAATTGAGGGAGTAAAGCCAGGTCTAGTGACTTGGAACATATTGATTGCCAGTTATAACCAATCTGGAGACTGTGACCTCGCAATGGAACTGATGAGGAAGATGGAAATTTTAGGGATGACTCCCGATGTTTTTACTTGGACATCTATGATTTCAGGTTATGCACAAAACAACAGGAAAAGGTTGGCCTTAGAATTGTTTAGAGAAATGATTTTGGTTGGCATTGAACCAAATGCAGTTACTATCGCTAGTGCAGTTTCAGCTTGTGCTACTTTGAAAGCTTTAGAGAAAGGGAAGCAACTTCACTCTATTGGAATTAAGACAGGATACATGGGAGATGTACTTCTTGGAAATTCTCTGATTGACCTGTACTCCAAATGTTCGAAAACTGTGGCTGCTCAGTGTGTCTTTGATAATATATCAGAAAAAGATATTTTCACATGGAACTCAATGATTGGAGGGTACACTCAATCTGGGTACTGTGGCAAAGCCTATGATCTCTTTGTCTTGATGCAGGATTCTGGAGTACAGCCTAATGTTGTCACATGGAATGTTATGATCTCAGGCCATATTCAAAATGGAGATGAGGATCGGGCCATGGAGTTCTTTCAGAGGATGGAAACAGATGGAATGATCAAGCAGAATACAGTGACATGGAACTTGCTTATTTCAGGTTCGCTCCAAAATGGGCACACAAACAAGGCTCTGGGAATTTTCCAGCAAATGCAATCTTTCCAAGTTCCACCTAACTCAGTGACCTTGTTGAGCATCTTATCAGCTTTTGCAAATTTGGTAGCACTGAAAAAGGTGAAAGAGATACATGGTTGCATCTTGCGTAAAAATCTGAATTCCGAGCTTTCACTTGCTAATTCTCTGATAGATGCTTATGCCAATTCAGGGGACATGGTCTCTGCGAGGGCCATATTTGAGGATCTGTCATCCAAAGATATCGTCTCATGGAACTCGATAATTTCTGGTTATGTTTTACATGGTCTTCCTGATATTGCAATTGATCTCTTTGGTCGGATGAGACAGGTTGGACTCAATCCAAGCAGGGGAACTATTACAAATATTATTCTAGCACATGGTTTGAAAGGAATGGTGGATGAAGGGAAGCAAATATTCTCTAGCATAATTGATAATTATCAGATTTCACCAAGCTTAGAACATTTTTCAGCTGTGGTAACTCTATTTGGTCGCTCAGGTAGACTTGCCGAAGCAACCAAGTTCATCGAGGAAATGGACAGTGAACCTGACGCCACTGTTTGGGATGCCTTTCTTACAGCTTGTAGGGTTCATGGCACTATTGGGTTGGCAGTACATGCAGCAGAACATTTAATGAAATTGGAACCTGGGAATTCATTGAATTACAGGTTAGTATCACAGATATATGCTTTAGTTGGAAGGTCTGAAGATACTTCAAAAGTGAGAAAGCCTAAAATGATAAATGGGACAACCAGATTTCTTGGGTGTAGTTGGATTGAAATCAAGAACACAATGCATACTTTTATCACGGGTGATCAATCTATGCCAAATTCAGATTCTTTGTATTCTCAGTTAAGTTGTATAGCAGAAAAAATTAGGGTAGCAGCTCCCGATTCTCATGACACACAACTTTGCAtcgaggaagaagagaatgaagagGTTGCTGGGATCCACAGTGAGAAACTTGCAATTGCTTCTGCCCTCATTGGCTCTCCCTATTCATCTAAAAGTATAAGAATTGTCAAGAACCTTCGATTGTGTAGAGATTGCCATAGGACTGCAAAACTTTTCTCTTTGGTATATGGACGTGAAATTTATATGAGTGATCCAAAGTGCTTGCATCATTTCAAGAATGGGCAGTGCTCTTGCAGGGACTATTGGTGA